A genomic segment from Rubrobacter tropicus encodes:
- a CDS encoding polyprenyl synthetase family protein has protein sequence MVSRLKTGLRWESHRRTFEGYLKGLRFTEEPRLASLEEAMRYSMLAGGKRVRPTLCMESAWIFGGEPERVLPSAAAIELIHTYSLIHDDLPAMDDDDFRRGRPTAHKKYGEAMAILSGDAFFGEALTLITVHQRAGCGQILEVVRELASSTGVNGMVGGQILDMEQTGRGDGTDVETLNLIHKYKTGALIKSSVRIGAILAGASEAEQAAVSEYAAELGLCFQIVDDVLNATATREELGKSAGSDAEQGKATFVGVYGLEGARSQADASEERALAALARVDGDTSGLEEMARFVRNRGS, from the coding sequence GACCGGGCTCCGCTGGGAGTCCCACCGGCGGACGTTCGAGGGGTACTTGAAGGGCCTGCGGTTTACCGAAGAGCCGCGCCTGGCGAGCCTCGAAGAGGCGATGAGGTACTCCATGCTCGCCGGCGGCAAGCGGGTCAGGCCGACGCTGTGCATGGAATCTGCCTGGATCTTCGGTGGGGAGCCTGAGCGCGTGCTCCCTTCCGCGGCCGCAATAGAGCTCATCCACACGTATTCCCTGATCCACGACGACCTCCCGGCCATGGACGACGACGACTTCCGCCGGGGCAGGCCGACCGCCCACAAGAAGTACGGCGAGGCGATGGCGATACTCTCCGGCGACGCGTTCTTCGGGGAGGCCTTGACGCTGATCACCGTCCACCAGAGAGCCGGGTGCGGCCAGATCCTGGAGGTCGTGCGCGAGCTTGCCAGCTCGACGGGGGTAAACGGGATGGTCGGGGGGCAGATCCTCGACATGGAGCAGACCGGCAGGGGTGACGGGACGGACGTCGAGACCCTCAACCTCATCCACAAATACAAGACGGGCGCCCTGATCAAGTCGAGCGTCCGAATAGGCGCGATCCTTGCCGGCGCCTCCGAGGCGGAGCAGGCCGCCGTGAGCGAGTACGCGGCCGAGCTCGGCCTCTGCTTCCAGATAGTGGACGACGTCCTGAACGCGACCGCCACCCGAGAGGAGCTGGGCAAGAGCGCCGGCAGCGACGCGGAGCAGGGCAAGGCCACCTTCGTCGGCGTCTACGGGCTCGAAGGCGCGAGAAGCCAGGCCGATGCCTCCGAGGAGCGGGCCCTCGCGGCTTTGGCCCGGGTGGACGGCGACACCTCCGGCCTCGAAGAGATGGCCCGCTTCGTTCGCAACCGGGGGAGCTAG
- a CDS encoding TlyA family RNA methyltransferase — protein sequence MKGTPQRLDALMVERGLAESRSRAQGLILSGAVRVGDEVVTKAGSRVFSDQALSVSGGDRFVSRAGEKLDAALDDFGIDLQGRSCLDAGASTGGFTDVLLQRGAGRVISADVGYGQLAWSLRNDPRVTVMERTNVRHLRGEDLPFDPDFLVADLSFISLTVALRMLLSTTPSLREAVVLVKPQFQAGPELVGRGGLVRDPEVRAGVILGTISDFAALDFGAVGVARAAVTGRRSGNQEYPLHLLRDEPGTLDEALVRKVVAGA from the coding sequence ATGAAGGGGACCCCGCAGCGGTTGGACGCCCTGATGGTCGAGCGGGGCCTCGCCGAGAGCCGGAGCCGGGCGCAGGGCCTGATCCTGTCGGGCGCCGTCCGCGTCGGCGACGAAGTGGTCACCAAAGCAGGCTCCCGCGTCTTTTCCGACCAGGCGCTCTCCGTGAGCGGCGGCGACCGCTTCGTCTCCCGCGCCGGAGAGAAGCTCGACGCCGCCCTGGACGATTTCGGGATAGACCTACAGGGCCGGTCCTGCCTGGACGCGGGCGCCTCCACGGGCGGGTTCACCGACGTCCTGCTGCAGCGGGGGGCCGGGCGTGTGATCTCGGCCGACGTGGGCTACGGGCAACTCGCCTGGTCTTTGAGAAACGACCCGAGGGTGACGGTCATGGAGCGTACGAACGTCAGGCACCTGCGCGGCGAAGACCTGCCTTTCGACCCCGACTTCCTCGTCGCCGACCTCTCGTTCATCTCGCTAACCGTGGCCCTCAGAATGCTTCTCTCGACTACACCCTCGCTCCGGGAGGCCGTGGTCCTCGTGAAGCCCCAGTTCCAGGCCGGGCCGGAGCTCGTCGGCCGTGGTGGGCTGGTACGCGACCCGGAAGTGCGGGCCGGCGTTATCCTGGGCACGATCTCCGACTTCGCCGCGCTTGACTTCGGCGCCGTGGGCGTGGCGCGGGCGGCGGTTACCGGGCGCCGGTCAGGCAACCAAGAGTACCCGCTGCACCTGCTCAGGGACGAGCCCGGGACCCTGGACGAGGCGCTGGTCCGAAAGGTGGTTGCCGGTGCCTGA